A region of Bifidobacterium adolescentis ATCC 15703 DNA encodes the following proteins:
- the rpoB gene encoding DNA-directed RNA polymerase subunit beta, producing MAEATTNTTTIIARADQHDIDLHKASDRVNFGSIREPIDVPYLLGVQTDSFDWLIGNERWQKRVQEDLENGTNTVPHTSGLDEVFQEISPIENFAQTMSLTFSDPYFEEPRHTVQECKEKDYTYSAPLYVNAEFENGDTGEIKSQTVFMGDFPLQTPHGTFIIGGTERVIVSQLVRSPGVYFDRSQDRTSDKEVFGAKIIPSRGAWLEFEIDKRDVLGVRVDRKRKQSAIVFLMAIGMTKDEIADAFKDYPLVMDALAKETVQTQDEALTDLYRKIRPADTPTPEAGKNLLDSFYFNTKRYDLARVGRYKINRKLGLEKDVNDRSLSREDIIATIKYLVTLHAGETKFPGKRDGQDVDLRVDVDDIDHFGNRRIRQVGELIQNQLRTGLSRMERVVRERMTTQDPEAITPQSLINIRPVNATIKEFFGTSQLSQFMDQNNPLAGVTNKRRLSALGPGGLSRDRASMEVRDVHPSHFGRMCPIESPEGPNIGLIGSLATFGRINPFGFIETPYRKVVNGHVTDEVEYMTADRDAEHVIAQANQELDENGNFVKKQALARVGEEEAVDVPVSSVDYMDVSPRQMVSVGASLIPFLEHDEGHRALMGTNMQRQAVPLIESERPLVGTGAEWRAAVDSGDVILAEKPGVVTYVSADIIRTMNDDGTTSSYKLAKFQRSNQTTCYNQVPLIHDGERVEAGTVLADGPATQKGEMALGKNLLIAFMPWNGYNYEDAVIISQRLVQDDTLSSIHIEEYEIDARETKLGAEEITRDLPNVGEDAVANLDERGIIRIGAEVEAGDILVGKVTPKGETELTPEERLLRAIFGEKSREVRDTSLRVPHGETGTVIAVKEITREDAEEDGDELPNGVNQMIRVYIAQHRKITQGDKLSGRHGNKGVISRILPEEDMPFLADGTPVDIMLNPLGVPSRMNLGQVLELHLGWIAHAGWDISLDPDAEAAWKKYVPQGAEKGAPGTPVATPVFDGVRPETIKGLLSCTLPDRDGNKLVGPDGKATLFDGRTGEPFPKPISVGYMYMLKLHHLVDDKIHARSTGPYSMITQQPLGGKAQFGGQRFGEMEVWALEAYGAAYTLHEMMTTKSDDVDGRVRVYGAIVKGENLPPAGIPESFKVLLKEMQSLSLNVEVLNADGVAIDMKEEDDDPSTSSDDLGFNIGARPDAAAKEDQVAEEPEFQ from the coding sequence TTGGCTGAGGCTACGACGAACACCACCACCATCATCGCACGCGCCGACCAGCATGATATTGATCTGCACAAGGCGTCGGACCGTGTGAATTTCGGCTCCATCCGCGAGCCCATTGATGTACCCTACCTGTTGGGTGTACAGACTGACAGCTTTGACTGGCTCATCGGCAACGAGCGCTGGCAGAAGCGAGTCCAGGAGGATCTGGAGAACGGCACCAACACCGTGCCCCACACCTCCGGTCTTGACGAGGTCTTCCAGGAGATCTCCCCGATCGAGAACTTCGCTCAGACCATGAGCCTGACCTTCTCCGATCCGTACTTCGAAGAACCGCGCCACACCGTGCAGGAATGCAAGGAGAAGGATTACACCTACTCCGCGCCGCTGTACGTGAACGCCGAATTCGAGAACGGCGACACCGGCGAAATCAAGTCCCAGACCGTGTTCATGGGCGATTTCCCGCTGCAGACCCCGCACGGCACCTTCATCATCGGTGGTACCGAGCGAGTGATCGTGTCCCAGCTCGTGCGTTCCCCGGGCGTGTACTTCGACCGTTCCCAGGACCGTACCTCCGATAAGGAAGTCTTCGGCGCGAAGATCATCCCGAGCCGTGGCGCATGGCTCGAGTTCGAGATCGACAAGCGCGACGTCCTCGGCGTGCGCGTGGACCGTAAGCGCAAGCAGTCCGCCATCGTGTTCCTCATGGCCATCGGCATGACCAAGGATGAAATTGCCGACGCCTTCAAGGACTACCCGCTGGTCATGGACGCTCTCGCCAAGGAGACCGTGCAGACCCAGGACGAGGCCCTGACCGACCTGTACCGCAAGATCCGTCCGGCCGACACCCCGACTCCGGAAGCCGGCAAGAACCTGCTGGACTCCTTCTACTTCAACACCAAGCGTTACGATCTGGCCCGCGTCGGCCGTTACAAGATCAACCGCAAGCTTGGTCTGGAAAAGGACGTCAACGACCGCAGCCTGTCCCGCGAGGACATCATCGCCACCATCAAGTACTTGGTCACCCTGCATGCGGGCGAGACCAAGTTCCCGGGCAAGCGCGACGGCCAGGACGTTGACCTGCGCGTGGACGTCGACGATATCGACCACTTCGGCAACCGTCGTATCCGCCAGGTCGGCGAGCTGATCCAGAACCAGCTGCGCACCGGTCTGAGCCGTATGGAGCGTGTGGTCCGCGAACGTATGACCACCCAGGATCCCGAGGCCATCACCCCGCAGTCCCTGATCAACATCCGTCCGGTGAACGCCACCATCAAGGAGTTCTTCGGAACCTCCCAGCTGTCCCAGTTCATGGATCAGAACAACCCGCTGGCTGGCGTGACCAACAAGCGTCGTCTGTCCGCTCTGGGCCCCGGTGGCCTGTCCCGCGACCGCGCCTCCATGGAAGTGCGAGACGTGCACCCGTCCCATTTCGGCCGTATGTGCCCGATCGAGTCTCCTGAAGGCCCGAACATCGGTCTGATCGGCTCCCTGGCAACCTTCGGTCGCATCAACCCGTTCGGTTTCATCGAGACCCCGTACCGCAAGGTCGTCAACGGCCACGTCACCGATGAAGTCGAGTACATGACCGCTGACCGCGATGCCGAGCACGTCATCGCCCAGGCCAACCAGGAGCTCGACGAGAACGGCAACTTCGTCAAGAAGCAGGCTCTTGCCCGAGTCGGCGAAGAGGAAGCGGTCGATGTGCCGGTCAGCTCCGTCGATTACATGGACGTCTCCCCGCGTCAGATGGTTTCCGTCGGCGCCTCCCTGATTCCGTTCCTGGAGCACGATGAGGGCCACCGAGCGCTGATGGGCACCAACATGCAGCGTCAGGCCGTGCCGCTGATCGAATCCGAGCGTCCGCTCGTGGGCACCGGCGCCGAATGGCGCGCCGCCGTCGATTCCGGCGACGTCATCCTGGCCGAGAAGCCGGGCGTGGTGACCTACGTGTCCGCCGACATCATCCGTACCATGAACGACGATGGCACCACCAGCTCCTACAAGCTGGCCAAATTCCAGCGTTCCAACCAGACCACCTGCTACAACCAGGTCCCGCTCATCCACGACGGTGAACGCGTGGAAGCCGGCACCGTGCTGGCCGATGGTCCGGCAACCCAGAAGGGCGAGATGGCACTGGGCAAGAACCTGCTCATCGCCTTCATGCCGTGGAACGGCTACAACTACGAGGATGCTGTGATCATCTCCCAGCGCCTTGTGCAGGACGACACCCTGAGCTCCATCCACATCGAGGAGTACGAGATCGATGCCCGTGAAACCAAGCTGGGCGCCGAAGAGATCACCCGCGACCTGCCGAACGTCGGCGAGGACGCGGTGGCCAACCTCGACGAGCGTGGCATCATCCGCATCGGCGCCGAAGTCGAAGCCGGCGACATCCTGGTCGGCAAGGTCACCCCGAAGGGCGAGACCGAGCTGACTCCGGAAGAGCGCCTGCTGCGCGCCATCTTCGGTGAGAAGAGCCGCGAAGTGCGTGACACCTCGCTGCGCGTGCCTCACGGCGAGACCGGCACCGTCATCGCGGTCAAGGAAATCACCCGCGAGGACGCCGAGGAAGACGGCGACGAACTGCCGAACGGCGTGAACCAGATGATTCGCGTCTACATCGCACAGCACCGTAAGATCACCCAGGGCGACAAGCTCTCCGGCCGTCACGGCAACAAGGGCGTCATCTCCCGCATCCTGCCGGAAGAGGACATGCCGTTCCTCGCCGACGGTACTCCGGTGGACATCATGCTGAACCCGCTGGGCGTGCCTTCTCGAATGAACCTTGGCCAGGTGCTGGAACTGCACCTCGGCTGGATCGCGCACGCTGGCTGGGACATCTCCCTGGATCCGGATGCCGAGGCCGCTTGGAAGAAGTACGTGCCGCAGGGCGCCGAAAAGGGCGCTCCGGGCACTCCGGTGGCCACCCCGGTGTTCGACGGCGTCCGTCCGGAAACCATCAAGGGCCTGCTCAGCTGCACCCTTCCGGACCGCGACGGCAACAAGCTCGTCGGCCCCGACGGCAAGGCGACCCTGTTCGACGGCCGTACCGGCGAACCGTTCCCGAAGCCGATCTCCGTGGGCTACATGTACATGCTGAAGCTGCACCACCTGGTCGACGACAAGATCCACGCCCGCTCCACCGGCCCGTACTCCATGATCACCCAGCAGCCGCTGGGCGGCAAGGCTCAGTTCGGTGGCCAGCGCTTCGGCGAGATGGAAGTGTGGGCCCTCGAGGCCTACGGTGCCGCCTACACGCTGCACGAAATGATGACCACCAAGTCCGATGACGTCGACGGCCGCGTGCGCGTCTACGGCGCCATCGTGAAGGGCGAGAACCTGCCGCCGGCAGGCATCCCGGAGTCCTTCAAGGTGCTGCTTAAGGAAATGCAGTCCCTGTCCCTGAATGTCGAAGTGCTCAACGCCGACGGCGTGGCTATCGACATGAAGGAAGAGGACGACGATCCGTCCACATCCTCCGATGATCTGGGCTTCAACATTGGTGCGCGTCCTGACGCTGCCGCCAAGGAAGATCAGGTTGCCGAGGAACCCGAATTCCAGTGA
- a CDS encoding FHA domain-containing protein — protein MSFLPYPPPPEPGWYDDDVTVMAQPTAEPVDNAADSLETRERLAAQNESDDHDMQDVSVAKGDAAVSDEDDIDWDGTVLSEAFTMKQPKHTYVLDNEQTGQQVIVDMGVLLGRKPSAEVPAGAKSVKLEDPTRTISRNHAAISFDQDGTLWIEDYGSLNGTYIIQDDVETKVEHKPMQLEAPCTVRIGDQFFQFRKQ, from the coding sequence ATGAGTTTTCTACCTTACCCGCCGCCGCCCGAACCAGGGTGGTATGACGATGACGTCACGGTGATGGCGCAACCCACAGCCGAACCCGTCGACAATGCCGCCGATTCCTTGGAAACACGCGAACGGCTCGCCGCACAGAACGAATCGGACGACCACGATATGCAGGATGTTTCCGTTGCGAAGGGCGACGCTGCCGTTTCGGACGAGGACGATATCGACTGGGACGGCACCGTGCTTTCCGAAGCCTTCACCATGAAGCAGCCGAAGCACACGTACGTGCTGGACAACGAGCAGACCGGACAGCAGGTGATCGTGGATATGGGCGTGCTCCTTGGTCGCAAGCCTTCGGCCGAAGTGCCCGCCGGCGCCAAATCGGTCAAGCTGGAGGATCCGACGCGCACAATCTCACGCAACCATGCGGCGATCAGCTTCGACCAGGATGGCACGCTGTGGATAGAGGATTACGGTTCGCTCAACGGCACGTACATCATCCAAGACGATGTCGAAACCAAAGTGGAACACAAGCCGATGCAGCTGGAGGCGCCATGCACGGTGCGTATCGGCGACCAGTTCTTCCAATTCCGCAAACAGTGA
- a CDS encoding tRNA (cytidine(34)-2'-O)-methyltransferase: MTNEEHTDNAQGATRDAETQAAEAKVEKMFEYGYRKSNYGPDELVTDAHGNPISVVDAMLSAKDAAKAETSTPHLCYYSPRIPGNTGSAIRLCAVTGTILHLVEPLGFNLRDTKLRRAGLDYHDMAHVVLHPNFEDLVESMPDSRIIAFTAHATKLYTDIEYRPTDILLFGPEPGNIPDPMDIMAGPHVAEQVRLPMRPSLRSLNLTNCASIAIYEAWRQLNFAGGK, from the coding sequence ATGACGAACGAAGAACATACCGATAACGCGCAGGGCGCAACGCGCGACGCCGAGACGCAGGCGGCCGAAGCCAAGGTCGAGAAGATGTTCGAATACGGGTACCGCAAGTCCAATTACGGCCCGGACGAACTGGTGACCGACGCGCACGGCAATCCGATTTCCGTGGTGGACGCGATGCTGAGCGCGAAGGACGCGGCGAAGGCGGAGACCTCCACCCCGCACCTGTGCTACTACTCCCCGCGTATTCCAGGCAACACGGGTTCCGCGATCCGCCTGTGCGCCGTGACGGGAACGATTCTGCACCTGGTGGAACCTTTGGGTTTCAATCTGCGGGATACCAAGCTGCGCCGTGCGGGGCTCGACTACCATGACATGGCGCATGTGGTGCTGCACCCGAATTTCGAGGATCTGGTGGAATCGATGCCGGATTCGCGCATCATCGCCTTCACCGCGCACGCCACCAAGCTGTACACCGACATCGAATACAGGCCGACCGACATCCTGCTGTTCGGTCCGGAACCGGGCAATATCCCCGATCCGATGGACATCATGGCCGGCCCGCATGTGGCCGAGCAGGTGCGTCTGCCGATGCGTCCTTCGCTGCGTAGCCTGAATCTCACCAACTGCGCCTCCATCGCCATCTACGAAGCCTGGCGACAGTTGAACTTTGCCGGCGGTAAGTAA
- a CDS encoding DNA-directed RNA polymerase subunit beta', with protein MLDVNEFDKLRIGLATADDIRNWSYGEVKKPETINYRTLKPEKDGLFGEQIFGPTRDWECACGKYKRVRFKGIVCERCGVEVTKSRVRRERMGHIELAAPVTHIWFFKGVPSRLGYLLDIAPKDLEKVIYFAAYMVTKVDEEQRHQDLPDLQQEFDNEIANLEKRRNAEIEERAKKVEADLAELEAEGEAKGSARAKLRNSAEREMAAIRTRYDEQIQRLSAVFDRFKTLKPGDMEGDVDLWREMEDRYGDYFEGCMGAEAIKKRLQDFDLEAASKQLREEIDTGTGQRKARALKRLKVVNAFLTTGNKPEAMVLDVIPVIPPDLRPMVQLDGGRFATSDLNDLYRRVINRNNRLKRLIELGAPEIMLNNEKRMLQEAVDSLFDNGRRGRPVTGASNRPLKSLSDMLKGKQGRFRQNLLGKRVDYSGRSVIVVGPSLRMHQCGLPKPMALELFKPFVIKRLVDQGFAQNMKSAKRLVDRADSEVWGVLEEVISEHPVLLNRAPTLHRLGIQAFEPILVEGKAIHLPPLACAAFNADFDGDQMAVHLPLSAEAQAEARSLMMASDNILKPADGHTVTMPSQDMILGLYYLTTVIDGAKGQGRVFSSLEEAEMALDKHEIDMQAKVLIRLPQDFVLPKDWEPGEVKVVDPEPGSPDVVKEERFHDGSVLFATSYGRILFNGTLPVDYPFVNEQAPKKRLSKIVDDIATRYSTAQVAATLDALKDLGFTRAPWSGVSFAFSDVIQPPELDEYIEKYEGEADKVNENYEIGMLTEEERRQELVDLWTKCTSEVSEAVEEHFDSKNNLAIIVQSGARGNMMQINQIAGMRGLVANPKGEIIPRPVKSNYRKGLSVLEYFISQHGARKGLADTALRTAESGYLTRRLVDVSQDVIVREEDCGTKRGLTMKVGERDAEGNLHLVKAADGGPYSRLLAADVIDPADGETVLYKAGDALSMDVLNDLVAHGVEEVKARSVLTCESKRGVCAKCYGWSLATNKLVDVGEAVGIVAAQSIGEPGTQLTLRSFHSGGVASASDITQGLPRVTELFEARTPKGEAPIAEFAGVVKVEDTERGRQVTLKPDDDSVEPIVYPVTRRAPMLVKDGDHVEAGTQLIEGSVDPKKILRILGPRAAQVNIVEEVHTVYRSQGVDIHDKHIEVIVHQMLRRITVIDSGDTDLLPGELVDKARFKAANMEAVKNGGKPAAGRPELMGITKASLATDSWLSAASFQETTRVLTEAALNQKVDDLKGLKENVIIGKLIPAGTGLARYRNATVEPDKAIRDTIYPNFGLGGEGTDSSFGDTDLSDVDFSNIDFGDLKLGDDFNPDDFLDDNGGQTDLGDTL; from the coding sequence GTGCTGGACGTCAACGAATTTGACAAACTGAGGATCGGACTGGCCACCGCCGACGACATCCGCAACTGGAGCTACGGCGAGGTCAAGAAGCCGGAGACCATCAACTACCGTACCCTGAAGCCGGAGAAAGACGGCCTGTTCGGCGAGCAGATCTTCGGACCTACCCGCGACTGGGAATGCGCCTGCGGTAAGTACAAGCGCGTGCGTTTTAAGGGCATCGTCTGCGAGCGTTGTGGCGTGGAAGTCACCAAGAGCCGTGTGCGTCGTGAGCGCATGGGCCATATCGAGCTTGCCGCTCCGGTGACCCACATCTGGTTCTTCAAGGGTGTGCCGTCCCGTTTGGGCTACCTGCTGGACATCGCTCCGAAGGATCTCGAGAAGGTCATCTATTTCGCGGCCTACATGGTCACCAAGGTGGACGAAGAGCAGCGTCATCAGGACCTGCCGGACCTGCAGCAGGAGTTCGACAACGAGATCGCCAACCTCGAGAAGCGCCGCAACGCCGAAATCGAGGAGCGCGCCAAGAAGGTCGAAGCCGATTTGGCCGAGCTCGAAGCCGAAGGCGAAGCCAAGGGCTCCGCACGCGCCAAGCTACGCAACAGCGCCGAGCGTGAAATGGCCGCCATCCGTACCCGCTACGACGAGCAGATCCAGCGTCTGAGCGCCGTGTTCGACCGCTTCAAGACCCTGAAGCCGGGAGACATGGAAGGCGACGTCGACCTGTGGCGTGAGATGGAAGACCGCTACGGCGATTACTTCGAAGGCTGCATGGGCGCCGAAGCCATCAAGAAGCGTCTGCAGGACTTCGACCTCGAGGCAGCCTCCAAGCAGCTGCGCGAAGAGATCGACACGGGCACCGGCCAGCGCAAGGCCCGCGCTCTGAAGCGTCTGAAGGTCGTCAACGCGTTCCTGACCACCGGCAACAAGCCGGAGGCCATGGTGCTCGACGTGATCCCGGTCATCCCGCCGGACCTGCGCCCGATGGTGCAGCTCGACGGTGGCCGCTTCGCCACCTCCGACCTCAACGACCTCTACCGTCGTGTGATCAACCGTAACAACCGTCTGAAGCGTCTCATCGAGCTCGGCGCCCCGGAGATCATGCTCAACAACGAGAAGCGCATGCTCCAGGAAGCCGTCGACTCCCTGTTCGACAACGGCCGTCGTGGCCGTCCGGTCACCGGCGCTTCGAACCGTCCGCTCAAGTCCCTGAGCGACATGCTCAAGGGCAAGCAGGGCCGTTTCCGTCAGAACCTGCTCGGTAAGCGTGTGGATTACTCTGGCCGTTCCGTGATCGTGGTCGGCCCGTCCCTGCGCATGCACCAGTGCGGTCTGCCGAAGCCGATGGCCCTCGAGCTGTTCAAGCCGTTCGTCATCAAGCGCCTCGTGGACCAGGGCTTCGCGCAGAACATGAAGAGCGCCAAGCGCCTCGTGGACCGCGCCGACTCCGAAGTATGGGGCGTGCTCGAAGAGGTCATCTCCGAGCATCCGGTGCTCCTGAACCGTGCACCTACGCTGCACCGTCTGGGCATCCAGGCATTCGAGCCGATCCTGGTGGAAGGCAAGGCCATCCACCTGCCGCCGCTTGCCTGCGCCGCATTCAACGCCGACTTCGATGGCGATCAGATGGCAGTCCACCTGCCGCTGTCCGCCGAAGCCCAGGCTGAGGCCCGTTCCCTGATGATGGCTTCCGACAACATCCTGAAGCCGGCAGACGGCCACACCGTGACCATGCCGAGCCAGGACATGATCCTCGGTCTGTACTACCTGACCACCGTCATCGACGGCGCCAAGGGCCAGGGCCGCGTGTTCTCCTCGCTGGAAGAGGCCGAAATGGCGCTCGACAAGCACGAGATCGACATGCAGGCCAAGGTGCTCATCCGCCTTCCGCAGGACTTCGTGCTGCCGAAGGACTGGGAGCCGGGCGAGGTCAAGGTCGTCGATCCGGAACCGGGCAGCCCGGACGTGGTCAAGGAGGAGCGTTTCCATGACGGCTCCGTCCTGTTCGCCACCTCCTACGGCCGTATCCTGTTCAACGGCACCTTGCCGGTCGACTACCCGTTCGTCAACGAGCAGGCGCCGAAGAAGCGTCTGAGCAAGATCGTCGACGACATCGCGACCCGTTACTCCACCGCTCAGGTGGCCGCGACACTGGACGCCCTGAAGGATCTGGGCTTCACCCGCGCACCGTGGTCCGGCGTGTCCTTCGCGTTCTCCGACGTTATCCAGCCGCCGGAACTGGACGAGTACATCGAAAAGTACGAAGGCGAAGCCGACAAGGTTAACGAGAACTACGAAATCGGTATGCTCACCGAAGAGGAGCGTCGTCAGGAACTGGTCGACCTGTGGACCAAGTGCACCAGCGAGGTCTCCGAGGCGGTTGAGGAACACTTCGATTCCAAGAACAACCTGGCCATCATCGTGCAGTCCGGTGCACGAGGAAACATGATGCAGATCAACCAGATCGCAGGTATGCGAGGCTTGGTGGCAAACCCGAAGGGCGAGATCATTCCTCGACCGGTCAAGTCCAACTACCGTAAGGGCCTGTCCGTGCTGGAATACTTCATCTCCCAGCACGGCGCGCGTAAGGGTCTGGCCGATACCGCACTGCGTACCGCAGAGTCTGGCTACCTGACCCGTCGTCTGGTGGACGTCTCCCAGGACGTGATCGTGCGCGAGGAGGACTGCGGCACCAAGCGCGGCCTGACCATGAAGGTCGGCGAACGCGATGCCGAAGGCAACCTGCACCTGGTCAAGGCCGCCGACGGTGGCCCGTACTCCCGTCTGCTCGCGGCCGACGTCATCGACCCGGCCGACGGCGAGACCGTGCTGTATAAGGCCGGCGACGCCCTGTCCATGGACGTGCTCAACGATCTCGTTGCCCACGGTGTGGAAGAGGTCAAGGCCCGTTCCGTGCTGACCTGCGAATCCAAGCGTGGCGTGTGCGCCAAGTGCTACGGCTGGTCCCTGGCCACCAACAAGCTGGTGGACGTCGGCGAGGCCGTCGGCATCGTGGCAGCACAGTCCATCGGTGAGCCTGGTACCCAGCTGACGCTGCGTTCCTTCCACTCCGGCGGCGTCGCTTCCGCTTCCGATATCACCCAGGGTCTTCCGCGTGTCACCGAGCTTTTCGAAGCCCGTACCCCGAAGGGCGAGGCTCCGATCGCGGAGTTCGCCGGCGTGGTCAAGGTGGAAGACACCGAGCGCGGCCGTCAGGTCACCCTGAAGCCGGACGACGACTCCGTCGAGCCGATCGTCTACCCGGTGACCCGTCGTGCGCCGATGCTGGTCAAGGACGGCGACCATGTCGAAGCCGGCACCCAGCTCATCGAAGGCTCCGTCGACCCGAAGAAGATCCTGCGCATCCTCGGCCCGCGCGCCGCACAGGTGAACATCGTGGAGGAAGTGCACACCGTGTACCGCTCCCAGGGCGTGGATATCCACGACAAGCACATCGAGGTCATCGTGCACCAGATGCTGCGTCGCATCACTGTGATCGACTCCGGCGACACCGACCTGCTGCCGGGCGAACTCGTGGACAAGGCACGCTTCAAGGCCGCCAACATGGAAGCCGTGAAGAACGGTGGCAAGCCGGCCGCCGGCCGTCCGGAGCTGATGGGCATCACCAAGGCTTCGCTGGCCACCGATTCCTGGCTGTCCGCGGCCTCCTTCCAGGAGACCACCCGCGTGCTCACCGAAGCCGCCCTGAACCAGAAGGTCGATGACCTGAAGGGCCTCAAGGAGAACGTCATCATCGGTAAGCTTATCCCGGCAGGTACCGGCCTCGCCCGTTACCGCAATGCCACGGTGGAGCCCGACAAGGCCATCCGCGACACCATCTACCCGAACTTCGGTTTGGGCGGCGAAGGCACCGACAGCTCCTTCGGCGACACCGACCTGTCCGATGTGGACTTCTCCAACATCGACTTCGGCGACCTGAAGCTGGGCGATGACTTCAACCCGGATGACTTCCTGGACGACAACGGCGGCCAGACCGATCTGGGCGACACCCTGTGA
- a CDS encoding A/G-specific adenine glycosylase, protein MNDTNTTYDTAVRDADFDDFADSATAVTSDASDADEIATTLAQWWQTNARDLPWRFGRTTPWGVLVSEVMSQQTQMGRVVPYWTAWMDRWPDAAALADAPKSDVITAWGRLGYPRRALRLQECAHVIAYDYADELPHTYDELLALPGIGDYTASAVLSFAFGERIAVVDTNIRRVLSRAFVGVESLGGSASPAERALAKRLLPDDDSAKCRRFDRPSVVWNQAVMELGATVCTAKSPLCEACPIAGKCAFLRNGRPGLGQRRTRPRQRFQGTDRQVRGLVLNALRGLPDGETVLDRKSVERLWKDHVQLDKCIASLDEDGLIEILPGGGVRLPV, encoded by the coding sequence ATGAACGACACGAACACCACATACGACACCGCCGTACGTGACGCCGACTTTGACGACTTTGCCGATTCCGCCACCGCCGTCACCTCCGATGCTTCCGATGCTGACGAAATCGCAACGACGCTCGCGCAATGGTGGCAGACCAACGCGCGCGACCTGCCATGGCGATTCGGCCGCACCACACCGTGGGGCGTGCTCGTTTCCGAAGTGATGAGCCAGCAGACGCAGATGGGCCGCGTCGTGCCGTATTGGACCGCATGGATGGACCGATGGCCGGACGCAGCCGCGCTCGCCGACGCCCCGAAATCCGACGTGATCACCGCATGGGGGCGGCTTGGCTATCCGCGGCGCGCCCTGCGATTGCAGGAATGCGCGCACGTCATCGCATACGATTACGCCGACGAGCTGCCGCATACGTACGACGAATTGCTTGCTCTGCCCGGCATCGGTGATTACACGGCAAGCGCGGTGCTGTCGTTCGCTTTCGGCGAACGTATCGCGGTGGTCGACACGAACATCCGCCGTGTGCTGTCACGTGCGTTCGTCGGCGTCGAATCGCTCGGCGGCAGCGCAAGTCCCGCGGAACGCGCGCTGGCGAAACGGCTGCTGCCGGACGATGATTCCGCGAAATGCCGTCGTTTCGATCGCCCGTCCGTCGTGTGGAACCAGGCCGTCATGGAACTCGGCGCGACGGTGTGCACTGCGAAATCGCCATTATGCGAAGCCTGTCCGATCGCCGGAAAATGCGCGTTCCTACGCAACGGAAGACCGGGATTGGGGCAGCGGCGTACGCGACCACGCCAACGATTCCAAGGTACGGACCGGCAGGTGCGCGGGCTGGTGCTGAACGCGCTGCGCGGCCTGCCGGATGGCGAGACGGTGCTTGATCGCAAGAGCGTCGAACGGCTGTGGAAAGACCACGTGCAGCTGGACAAATGCATCGCGTCGCTTGACGAGGACGGTCTGATCGAAATCCTGCCCGGGGGAGGGGTGCGGCTGCCGGTGTAA